The Lewinellaceae bacterium genome has a window encoding:
- a CDS encoding CHAT domain-containing protein, with the protein MNKLICPLILAISILAFICASPKSFSQNNIKFADSLFSVERYNEAITAYHQIIYRDPPEITKAYAYFRISIAAYYLDSIQKSITNIELAQKTLVNCNAPDTVLLFEILENQGALYNAVSRINDAYRVFKLATEYLPYLPSEKSDLKSEYYNNYAFNLDKKGEYIKAINCYNKAIEIDSNIFGYNHEYVALSLINIGHVQNRLGNYDEAINHFLKALEIYEALDPIPQQELAETYNHIGATYTEVNDHNKAIEYYKGALGILLYNHIKDDKLIANLYNNLGISNYKIGNLVSAEQYFNQSLRITGSKINQNMKSERAISYHQLGILYFDKSDYDLSRKYINKAIKIFTEEGSYRSKDISSCYQTLGEIATNLTDFQNTIKYLNLALKIIGQEFGDHTSTGDIYYRLGNTYLTLGDYSNSLSAYRSGLEIYDRLDSLMNNNNVLNNNLNKAKLCHGIAKSLEFNNKINNSEAEEYFINAIKYAQELEPGNNILDISEKQLSIKDIFKDYINLLLKNSNISNEEDAKKLLSNIEIFKNIILTQLENKYLLNNNKYYQTLSYSIENKRAKLANEILSDSLRQQLATEITELNIKLDSINKTTQISVINHTSNSLFLENQYSKLTILDFFVTDSSVLAIKANTGQIEYYHLNLPNLKNQVISYFNCLKSRNNCAKQDIINKSAQIYQQLKPIFDGITIGSKIIVLPDEYLYYLPFESLIKNNSDVSNFSESQFLIADFTFQYEFSLNNNTNIKTIENNYLGIAPKFNGVLNLIYNTQEIEEAAKSFSDAIRINSNTDVKHQFIENYPKFGVIHFATHAEASDAEFTQSKILLDDPVQNKTISNSISFGELSQLDLRHKLVILSGCQTGYSNVFKAQGLMSLGKSLRMAGCQNHIATLWNLDDHVALELSNRLFINMHHGNDATQSLHQAKLEYLNSNINDDYKNPYYWANFKIYGNSIIEKNTNILFIPFIIFIVTILFFTYLLKYKIILIQKKQKKL; encoded by the coding sequence ATGAATAAATTGATATGTCCTCTAATCCTTGCTATAAGTATACTTGCATTTATCTGTGCTTCACCAAAATCATTTTCGCAGAATAATATTAAATTTGCCGATTCCCTCTTTTCTGTAGAGCGTTATAATGAAGCAATAACCGCTTATCATCAAATCATCTATCGAGATCCACCCGAGATCACTAAAGCGTATGCATATTTCAGAATTAGTATCGCAGCGTATTATCTAGATAGTATTCAAAAATCAATCACTAATATAGAACTCGCTCAAAAGACCCTTGTTAATTGTAACGCTCCAGATACTGTCCTATTATTTGAAATATTGGAAAATCAAGGAGCCCTCTACAATGCAGTATCAAGAATTAATGATGCATACCGAGTATTTAAACTGGCAACAGAATATTTACCCTATTTACCCTCTGAAAAGTCGGATCTTAAATCTGAATATTACAATAATTATGCCTTTAACTTAGACAAAAAAGGGGAATATATTAAAGCAATTAATTGTTACAATAAAGCCATAGAAATTGACTCTAACATTTTTGGATATAATCATGAATATGTAGCTCTAAGTTTAATTAACATTGGCCACGTGCAAAACCGGTTGGGTAATTATGATGAAGCCATCAACCATTTCCTTAAAGCACTAGAAATCTACGAAGCTCTAGATCCGATACCACAACAAGAACTGGCAGAAACCTACAATCACATTGGCGCAACCTATACCGAAGTAAATGATCATAATAAAGCCATAGAATACTACAAAGGAGCCCTAGGAATACTCCTATATAACCATATCAAAGATGATAAATTAATTGCCAATTTATATAACAACTTAGGCATTAGCAACTACAAAATAGGAAACCTGGTCAGTGCAGAACAGTATTTTAATCAATCGTTGCGCATTACAGGTTCTAAAATAAATCAAAATATGAAATCAGAGAGGGCCATTTCCTACCATCAATTAGGCATCCTCTATTTCGATAAAAGTGATTATGATTTGTCACGAAAATACATCAATAAAGCTATCAAGATATTCACTGAAGAAGGAAGTTACAGATCAAAAGATATATCCTCATGTTATCAAACATTGGGAGAAATAGCCACCAATCTAACAGACTTTCAAAACACAATAAAGTATCTCAATCTTGCTTTAAAGATTATAGGCCAAGAGTTTGGAGACCATACCAGCACAGGTGATATCTATTACCGGCTAGGCAATACGTACTTAACATTAGGTGACTATTCAAATTCCCTAAGCGCATATAGGTCAGGCCTAGAAATCTATGATCGATTAGACTCCCTGATGAATAACAATAATGTATTAAACAATAACCTAAATAAAGCAAAACTATGCCACGGTATCGCAAAGTCCTTGGAATTTAATAATAAAATTAACAATTCGGAAGCTGAAGAATATTTTATCAATGCTATTAAATATGCCCAAGAATTAGAACCAGGTAATAACATATTAGACATTTCCGAAAAACAATTATCCATCAAGGATATATTCAAAGATTATATTAATTTGCTTCTAAAGAATAGCAATATTTCGAATGAAGAGGATGCGAAGAAACTATTAAGCAACATTGAAATATTTAAAAACATAATCCTTACACAATTAGAAAATAAATATCTATTAAATAACAACAAGTATTACCAAACACTCAGTTATAGCATTGAAAATAAAAGGGCTAAACTTGCCAATGAAATCCTTTCTGACAGCCTAAGACAACAACTAGCGACGGAGATAACGGAACTCAATATAAAATTAGATTCAATTAATAAGACAACACAAATCTCAGTTATTAATCACACATCTAATAGCCTTTTTTTAGAAAACCAATATAGCAAATTAACTATCCTTGACTTCTTTGTGACGGACAGTTCGGTTCTGGCCATTAAAGCAAATACAGGACAGATAGAATACTATCATCTAAACTTGCCAAATCTCAAAAATCAAGTTATTTCTTACTTTAATTGTCTAAAATCCAGGAACAATTGCGCGAAACAAGACATTATAAACAAAAGTGCTCAGATATACCAACAACTGAAACCAATTTTCGACGGGATAACAATCGGGAGTAAGATAATAGTTCTTCCAGACGAGTACCTCTATTATTTACCATTTGAATCCTTGATTAAAAATAATAGCGACGTATCGAATTTTTCTGAATCTCAATTTCTAATAGCTGATTTCACCTTCCAATATGAATTTTCACTAAATAATAACACGAATATTAAAACTATTGAAAATAATTATTTGGGAATAGCACCAAAATTTAATGGCGTTCTTAACTTGATCTACAATACACAAGAAATAGAAGAAGCTGCTAAAAGCTTCAGCGACGCCATAAGGATCAATTCCAACACCGATGTTAAACATCAATTTATAGAAAACTATCCCAAATTTGGCGTCATCCATTTTGCGACTCATGCCGAAGCTAGTGACGCTGAGTTCACCCAATCAAAAATACTTTTAGATGATCCCGTACAAAATAAAACAATTAGCAATTCGATAAGCTTTGGAGAATTGTCACAATTGGATTTGAGGCACAAGCTGGTTATACTCAGCGGTTGCCAGACTGGGTATAGTAATGTATTTAAAGCGCAAGGACTCATGTCATTGGGAAAATCTCTCCGAATGGCAGGCTGTCAAAATCATATTGCTACTTTATGGAATCTCGACGACCATGTTGCCCTTGAACTTTCCAATCGCCTATTTATTAACATGCACCACGGAAATGATGCTACTCAATCGCTGCATCAAGCCAAGCTAGAATATCTTAATAGCAACATTAATGATGATTATAAAAATCCTTATTACTGGGCTAATTTTAAAATTTATGGAAATTCTATAATAGAGAAAAATACAAATATTTTATTTATCCCATTTATTATATTCATAGTAACTATATTATTTTTTACTTATCTATTAAAATATAAAATCATTCTAATCCAAAAGAAGCAAAAGAAACTCTAA
- a CDS encoding sigma-70 family RNA polymerase sigma factor codes for MELESSKIDWIAHIKSEPNKALATLYTRTRNEAVSWINNTFGLQGDDAKEIYQDAIIILYNNVLQGKIVSLESNIKTYLFGICRFRVYEYFRDKKKILVKDDNFMVDIILEDEVEYKEELESNISQMYMHLNTIGDPCRSILQLYYFEKMDMTSIGDLLGYKNSETVKNLKYKCIKRLQKMFDLH; via the coding sequence ATGGAGTTGGAAAGTAGCAAGATAGACTGGATTGCCCACATCAAATCAGAACCGAATAAAGCATTAGCTACTCTTTATACCAGAACACGTAATGAAGCAGTATCGTGGATCAACAATACATTTGGACTTCAAGGCGATGATGCAAAAGAGATCTATCAGGATGCTATCATTATATTGTATAATAATGTATTGCAAGGTAAAATTGTGTCACTTGAAAGTAATATTAAGACTTATTTATTTGGAATATGCAGATTTCGAGTGTATGAGTACTTTCGGGACAAAAAGAAGATACTCGTGAAGGATGACAACTTCATGGTAGACATAATATTAGAGGATGAGGTTGAATATAAGGAGGAGCTTGAGAGCAATATCAGCCAGATGTATATGCATTTAAATACAATTGGAGATCCATGTAGATCCATATTGCAGCTTTATTATTTTGAAAAAATGGATATGACATCGATCGGAGATCTTTTGGGCTATAAGAATAGCGAAACAGTCAAGAATCTGAAATATAAATGCATCAAGAGGTTACAAAAGATGTTTGACTTACACTAA